In the genome of Zobellia nedashkovskayae, the window CCGAAGGGTAGGCGGTTTGATACTAATAGTAATGTTAGTACTAGATAAATGATAGGGGAGTCCTCAGGGACTTAACAGAATCCGGCTTATGGGCCTGCTTTTTTTATTCTGATTATGGGTTTTAGTCTTCGCTAGGATTTGCGAATAAGCTAAAAATACTACCTCCATATTTTCGCTTTTCAACAAAATTGTCCAGATGAGATAAGTCCATTTGGCTAGCATGTTCTATTACCAGTAGACCGTTCTCTAATAATAATTCTTTTTCAAAAACTAGTTTCGGTATCTTTTCGAAAGATTCTAAAGATAAATCGTATGGTGGATCGGCGAATATAATAGTTGCTTTTTCCCGAGACTTTTCAAGATAATTGAAAACATCGCTCTTATACGCAGCAATACCCATTTCCATGGCATCCGATGTTTCGTTAATGAATCTCACACATCCATAATCTGCATCCACGGCACTTATCTGCTTCGTACCTCTAGAAGCAAACTCGTAACTGATGTTTCCTGTTCCGGCAAACAAATCAAGCACAACTAGGTCATCAAAGTAATACCGATTGTTCAAAATGTTGAACAATGCTTCTTTGGCCATGTCCGTTGTTGGGCGAACGGGTAGTTTTTTAGGTGCAGTTATTCGCTTTCCTTTGTGTAAACCTGAAATGATGCGCATTAAAAAGCGTTTATTACGGTGAAATCAATAGTTTCTTCTGGTCTGTCTATGCCCGGATGTTCAGTAAATGAAGGGTAGAACATGGAGACATCCTTTACGTAATTATAGCAAAGGTCATAAATATCATCATCTTTTTCAATATCACCAAAGAGTTTTATCGAAACCGATTCTGTGTCAAGTTCTAGTTGTTCTAGCGTAAAAAGCAAGTAATAGAGAAAATCTTCTTTGGTTACAAAGTTGAAGCTATTAAAGAGTAAAAGCTTTTTTGAACCTATAACGGTAACATCCATTTGGCGTTGCGAGGTATGTATATAACACATTGCTTCTTTACTTGCGGAATGGTTGTTCAATAACGACTCTACCATTACGGTACCATTATGCTTAAAGGTGAATTCACCAAAAAGATCATAGATGTAATTGTTGATGTTCACAAAAGGAACATAAACGTTGTTGATCTCATAACTTTCCAATTCATCAAAGGCTAAGTGATCATTGGCCAATATTTTAGTATTGAATTTTAGGTAGTTGGCCAGTTCGTCTTCGTTGAATAAAGCTTGTGGTACAAGACTGAACAAGTTATTTCTGTGTACTACTACAATTTCAGAAAATTGATCTTCTTCTATATTATGAGTAGAAAAGAGAAGCTTCAGTCTCTTTAAGATTTCATAGGGCGTAAGCTCTTTTGCAAAAACAACCTTTTCTGAATTTAAGATTGTATTGGCTACTGTGTCAAATACACAAAAAGAAAGTCCATTCAAGCTAACTTGAATGGACAGTTTTTTAAAATTCTCCACTGGTTTTCCAGTATTATTTTTCGTCTCCTTTTTTGTCATATATAGGGGGCCAGTTTCCACTGGTACTTACTTCGTTAAGAGAACCTACTTCTATAAATGCTCCGTTAACTTCTTCAACACCAATCTCTGCTTTTTCTTTCTTAAGAAGTGTTTCAGGTTGATCATACAACACAACTGACTTATCTACTTTAGCTTGGAAAACAGGAGCTTTATAGCTTCCTTTAGTAAGAACGTCAGATTTCATTTCAAATTTCTCTCCGCCTTGTGCAAAAGGAACTTCCATAAGAGTTTTGTATCGGTTGTCTCCTTTAAAAAGAGAATCTTTTACCGAAACAGCGCCTAATGTATCAATGATTTTAACCTCTTTTAAAAGGTCAATTTGATATGTTTTATCAAATTCCATATAAGATGAATCACGTTGTTGAGTGATAGTGTACTCAGCAGTGTCGATAAACTTAATCAAACTGTTAAAATCTTTGGCGTATTTTTTGTTTACGGTTTTATAGGCCTCTTGAGCGTTTCTAATGTCTTTCAACTTAGCGATAACCTGCCCGTAACGTTCTTCCTTTACTTTGTTGAACTCTATAGGTCCCGTAACTGATTGGTATATAGCGTATGCTAAACCTGCACATGCTACCCACAGTACAATTTGAATTATGGTCTTCATTTCTTAAGTGTTAATTATATTTAAGTGGTTGTGACAAATCTACAATTTTTTTTCAATCGCAAAAGTTTTTCTCGTAAAAATCCTGTTTATCTTTGATACCTATGATAACGTTGAACGATGCATCATTTTACAAAATACTAAAAGAGAAATTTCCACACGAGCCTACACTCAAGCAGGCAATAGCATTACAAAAGCTAGCCACGTATATACTTTCTGACAGAAAGGACGATGTGTTCCTACTTAAAGGTTTTGCTGGGACCGGTAAGACCACCTTGGTTGGTACCGTGGTCAATAGCCTTTGGAAGACCACCATGAAAGCTGTTTTAATGGCACCTACAGGAAGAGCGGCAAAAGTGATGTCTAACTATGCGAATACGCAATCTTTTACCATTCACAGGAAAATATACTTCCCTAAAAAGCAAGGAGGAGGTGGTATTCAATTTGTTTTAGCACCTAACAAACATAGAAATACCATTTTTATAGTGGATGAAGCTTCTATGATACCGGATGCACCAACAGATTCAAAGCTATTTGGTAATGGGTCTCTTTTAGATGATTTAATTCAGTTCGTGTATTCCGGTCATAATTGTAAGCTTGTTTTAATAGGCGATACTGCTCAGTTACCACCAGTACACTTAAATATAAGTCCCGCTTTAGACGCGGACAAATTAGCATTGAATTACGATAAGGAAGTTATACGGTTGGAATTGGATGAAGTAGTGCGCCAAGCAGAAGATTCAGGTATTTTGGTAAATGCCACATTACTCAGGGAGCAATTGCAAAGTAATTTTACGGATGAATTTAAATTCCATTTAAGTAATTTCAAAGATATCGTAAGGCTTGTAGATGGTTATGAAATACAGGAAGCTATTGATACGAGCTACTCGGAAAATGGGAAAGAGGAAACGGCTTTTATAGTAAGATCTAATAAAAGAGCCAATCTATATAACGAGAATATCCGGAGCCGAATATTGTTTTTAGAAAATGAGATTGCGGTTGGTGATTATATGATGGTAGTCAAGAACAATTATTTTTGGTTGTCCCCTAATACCGAAGCAGGTTTTATAGCTAACGGAGATGTTATAGAGGTTCTGGAGTTATTTGCTATAAAGGAATTGTATGGTTTTAGATTTGCCGAGGTAAAGGTGCAGATGGTAGATTACCCCAATCAAAAACCTTTTGAGACCGTTTTGTTGTTGGATACAATTAAAGCCGAAACACCGTCTTTACCTTATGAGGAGGGGAATAGGCTCTACCAAGAGGTAATGAAGGACTTTGCCAATGAGTCATCAAAATACAAGAAATTTTTGGGCGTAAAGAGCAATAAATATTTCAATGCCTTGCAAGTAAAATTTTCATATGCCATTACGTGCCATAAATCTCAAGGTGGGCAATGGAATACTGTTTTTGTTGAACAACCCTATTTACCTAATGGAGTAGATAAAGAATATCTCCGTTGGTTGTATACAGCCGTTACAAGGGCAAAAAAGCAGTTGTATCTCATAGGATTCAAGGACGATTTTTTTGTTGGTGAGGAATAGGCTAAATTGCGTCTTTGCAAAGTGTTAATTTATGGGTTTTTACATTCTTTTGGTGAATGAAACACTCCATTTTAACCTTGTGTGGACCACTATAATTTAGTAATACTATGACGTCAGAGAGCATAATCAGTATTTTTTTAGGCATTGGCCTTGCTGCATCTGTGGGGTTTCGTGTTTTCTTGCCGCTATTTGCTTTAAGTTTAGCTTCTTACACGGGGGTTTGGGAACTTAATGAAAGCTGGCAGTGGATAGGAAGTTTTGCAGCTGTGATAGCCCTGGGAGTTGCAACCCTAGTAGAAATTTTCGGCTATTTTATACCTTTCGTAGACAATCTTTTAGATAGCTTTGCAGTGCCTTTGGCTGCTATAGCCGGTACGGCCGTTATGGTTTCTACAGTGGCAGATTTAGATCCTGTGGTTACTTGGTCATTAGCCATTATTGCGGGTGGAGGAACAGCTACTGCAATTAAGGGTGCGGGAGCAACAGGTAGATTGGCTTCTACGGCTACAACAGGAGGTTTGGCTAATCCTATAGTTTCAACAGTAGAAACAGGTACAGCGGTGGTTGTAGCCACGGCATCCATTTTTGCGCCAGTACTTGGTGTAATTTTAGTAATAATTATTTTGGTTTTTATTTTTCGCATTTATAGAAAGTTAAGGCCCAAAAGAGAAAACTAATGATTAAGAGGCTTACGATATTTTTACTTTTTCGTAAACCGCAGATAGAAAAAAATATAGTAGCAAACGATAATAAGGATATAAAGTGAAAATAATAGCCATGATACCGGCCCGTTACGCGGCATCTAGATTCCCTGCAAAATTAATGCAGGACCTATCGGGAAAACCTGTTATACTCCGTACTTATGAAGCAGCAATAGGAACCAAGTTATTTGACGAGGTTTATGTAGTGACCGATAGTGATGTTATTTTTGATACCATAACCAATGCAGGTGGTCAAGCACTAATGAGTCAGAAGGAGCATGATTGTGGTAGTGATAGAATTGCTGAGGCAGTTACCAATATGGATGTTGATATTATTGTAAACGTTCAAGGAGACGAACCTTTTACGGATAGAGAAAGTTTGGCAAGCGTTTTGGAGGTATTTAAAAACGATACGGAAAAAGAAATAGACTTAGCGTCCTTAATGGTTAGGATTACTGATGAAGAAGAAATAAACAATCCAAACACGGTAAAGGTCATTGTGGATAACCGTAATTTTGCCTTGTATTTTTCACGTTCAGTAATTCCTTATCCTAGAAATAAAGATATTGAAAGTGTTTATTATAAGCATAAGGGTATTTATGCCTTTAGAAAAAGTGCTTTAATGGCTTTTCAAAGATTACCAATGCTGCCTTTAGAGGCTATTGAAAAAATTGAGGCTATTCGTTACCTAGAGTACGGAAAGAAGATTAAAATGGTGGAAACTACGGTTTCGGGAATAGAAATAGATACTCCGGAAGATTTGAAAAGAGCACAACAAGCATGGAAGTAGACTATAGCCAAATTACAGTGGTTGGCTTTGATGCCGATGATACTTTATGGGTAAACGAAACCTATTTTAGAGATGCCGAACAAAAATTCGGGAAGCTTTTGGAAGGTTACGAAACCATGAATACCATAGATCAAGAGCTGTTTAAAATGGAAATCGATAACCTAGAGCTTTATGGCTACGGTGTAAAAGGTTTTATGCTCTCTATGGTAGAATCTGCATTAAAACTTTCAAATAACAGGGTTTCACAAGCAACGATTGAAGAAATTTTGAATCTAGGTAAAGAAATGTTGCGTCAACCTGTTGAATTATTAGATGGTGTAAGAGAAGTTTTACGTAAATTAAGCGGAAATTACCGGTTAATAGTGCTTACTAAAGGAGATCTTTTGGATCAGGAACGAAAGTTGGAACGATCCGGATTATCTGAATTTTTTCATCATGTAGAGGTTTTGAGTGATAAAAAGGAAGTAAATTATCAGCATTTGTTGGACCATTTACAGATTGATGTAAATGAGTTTTTAATGATAGGGAATTCATTAAAATCAGATGTGTTGCCTTTAATTGAAATTGGAGCACAGGCAGTGCATGTTCCTTTTCATACAACTTGGGAACATGAACAAGTTAAGGTTAATGATGGGGATTATAATTATCTGAAAATTAATAAATTATCAGATATATTGGAGTATTTGAAATAGATTATGATGGAGGTAAAAAAAGAAATGCAGGTAAAAAAAGCAATTGTAGGTAAACAAACGGAATTTAGAAATTTTCCAATGGTGCCTAGAGTAGTTTTTGGCAAGGGAAGTTTTAATCAATTGGGAGATATCTTAATGCCCAAGCGAAAACATTCCGATGCTCCTTTTATTTTTTTAGTTGATGATGTTTTTGAAAATACGGAATTGGCAAAAAGAATTCCACTGATTTTTAACGATCAAATTATATTCATCTCAGCGGAAGAAGAACCTAAAACGGTACAAGTAGACGCTTTAGTAGATAAAATTAAAAGAGAATATCAAGATTTACCTTCGGGAATTGTTGGTATTGGAGGTGGGACTTTATTGGATTTAGCCAAAGCGGTATCGATTTTACTAACTAATAACGGAAGTTCTTCAGAGTATCAAGGATGGGATTTAGTTCAAAAGCCGGCAATTTTCCACGTAGGTATACCTACAATAAGTGGAACAGGAGCAGAGGTTTCTAGAACTACGGTTTTATTGGGTCCAGATAAGAAACTAGGTATCAATTCAGACCATACTACTTTTGGTCAAGTGCTTTTAGATCCGGATTTGACCCAAGGAGTCTCAAAAGAGCAATGGTTCTATACAGGTATGGATTGTTATATACATTGTATTGAATCACTTACGGGAACATTTTTAAATGCTTTTAGCCAAAGCTATGGAGAGAAAGCCTTAGAATTATGTAAAGAAGTTTACTTAGGAGATTTACCGGCAGAGGAATCAAGAGATAAACTAATGATGGCTTCATGGCACGGAGGTATGAGCATTGCTTATTCTCAAGTAGGTGTGGCACATGCTATGAGTTATGGTCTTGGTTATTTATTGGGGGTCAAACATGGTATTGGTAATTGTTTAGTGTTTCAACATCTTGAAGAGTTCTACCCAGAAGGCGTAGATCTTTTCAATAAAATGAAGGAAAAACATAATATTAAATTACCAACTGGTATCTGCGCTAATCTAAGTGAAGCAGAGTTTGAAACTATGATTTCCGTGGCAATGAATATGGTTCCATTATGGGAAAACGCATTAGGTAAGAACTGGCGAGATATCATTACTCCTGAAAAGTTAGAATCCATCTACAGAAAAATTTAGTATTATATTTTTTTTATAGTAAAATAGGTGGTTATCTTAGATGGTAACCCTGGTTTCACCTTCTTAAAGCTCTATATACTCTCATGCAAAAATTAGCTCGTTTTATATACTTCAAATTGATGGGCTGGAAAATGGTGGGCGAATTTCCCGGTCATATAGATAAGTTTGTAATTGCAGTAGTGCCACATACAAGTTATATGGATTTTTTCTTAGGACTCCTTATCAGAAAGGTATGGGGCGAAGAAATTAATTTTGTTGGTAAGAAGAGTCTTTTTACTTTTCCTTTTGGATTTATATTTAGAAAATTAGGAGGAGAACCTATTGATCGTACCAAGAATAATGATATGGTTTCGGCTACAGTAAAGGTGTTTGAAAAACGAAAAAAATTCAGGTTAACGATTGCTCCAGAAGGTACCCGGAAGGAGGTAGTTAAATGGAAAACCGGTTTTTACTACATTGCTAAAGGAGCCAATGTTCCTATAGTTTTAATAGCTTTTGATTTTGGCAAAAAGCAGGTCAAGATTTCAGAACCTTTGTATACTACAGATGATAAAGAGGCTGATTTTAAAGTTTATAAAAAATTCTTTGAGGGCGTAAAAGGGAAGAAATCTCGATAATTTTTAGGTATTTATAGTGCTATTTATCAAGATGTTATATTTTATTTGTCCTGTTTTATGATTTTTTTTAAAACCATCTAGTTCGTTCTACGTAAGTATGAGCAAATAAAAAAACGAACAGATGAAAAAAAATGTAATAAAACTCGGTTTAGTATTGACTCTAGGTTCATTCGTAATGACCTCATGCGACAAAGATGATGATGATACAGTAGACACGGAGCAACAAGATGAGCAAGTACAGTTATTTGCTTCAAACAATAGTGATGGTAACGTTACTGTTTATGATATGATTAGTGGGGAGGCAAGTACTTTAACAACTACATCAACAGCTGCAGAAGGAATTTATTATGATGAGAATACTGATGAAATTATTCAGGCGTCACGATCTTCAAATCAATTAAATGCATTTGCCAACATATCAACTTTCTTAGTCGACGCAACTGTTACGGCTTCAATTTCAAGCTCGTCGGATTTAGAAAGCCCGAGAGATATTGCAGTGAACGACAACTATATTATAGTTGCTGATAATGCAGATGTAGATGGCAATGCGGACACACCAGATGGAAGGTTGTTTATCTATACTAGAAGTAATGGTGAAATAAGTTTACGAAACGTAATTACTACCGATTTTGCCCTTTGGGGTATTGAAATGGTTGGGGATGATTTGTATGCCGTAGTAGACAAAACGAATGAACTAGCCGTGTTTACTGATTTTGTAGCAACGAATACAGCAACTACAACAGTAAGTGCTTCCAAACGTATTACTATAGAAGGTATTGTTCGTACACATGGATTGGCTTATGATAATGGAACAATGATTCTTACAGATGTGGGTGATGCCGCTTCCGATTCAGATGGTGCCTTTCATATAATTTCTGATTTTGATTCTAAATTCAGCGCTGTAGCAAATGGTGAAACTATGGTAGTTGCCGATAATCAAATTAGAGTTGCCGGTGCTAGTACCTTCTTAGGTAACCCGGTTTCAGCTGAGTACGATGCTGATTCGGAAATGGTATTTATAGCAGAGGCCGCTAATGGTGGCGGTCGTATATTGGCATTCTCAAATGCAGATGCAGGCGGAGATGTTGCTCCTTCAGTGAATAATAGTTTAGCATCCGCTTCTTCACTTTATTTTTATTCGAATAAATAAAAGAAAAAGAATATTATTAAGTTTGGAAAAAGCGACCTGAAAGGGTCGTTTTTTTTTTGGTTATAAAATTGAGCGTAAATGAACGTGTTTAAAAGACATTTAATCGATTATCTGTATCGCTGGATTAATATCTATATCGAAGTAATATCTTACAAATATTATTTTCATTACATTACACAGATTTTTACTTATTGATGCTATTTAGCTAACCAACCAATTATATGATAAAACTTTACTCAAACCCCCGTGTAGTTATTTTTATGATTCTTTTAACTATAACCTTTTTTAAGGGTAATAGCCAAAACATTTGTCTGGATTCTTCGCCGAGTACGGGAATCGTTCCCGTTCGGATTTCAGTCAGTTCGGACGACGGCAACGGCCCGTGCAACGTTATGGACGGCAATTTTTATTCCCGATGGAGTTCCAACGGTTTGGGTGAATGGATGACCTTTGATTTTGGGGAGACCAAGAACGTGTCCGATGTGGAGATCGCCTTTTTCTCGGGAAACCGAAGGTCCAGTAGTTTCGACCTTGCCGTATCGGATGATGGTTCTAACTGGACTAACGTTTTGGAAGGCCAAAGGAGCAGTGGCACTTCCATATCTTTGGAGGCTTATAGCTTTCCGTTGCAAAGTGCAAGGTACTTGCGCTATATAGGCCAAGGCAATTCACAGGAGAACAATGACTGGAACAGTATTTCTGAGTTCAGAATAAACGAACCAAGACTACCTGAAGTTGAATGTATTGAACCAAGTCCCTCTTCCGGCATAGTGCCAAAAAGAATTAATGCTGTTTCAGATGAGGGCAACGGTCCCTGTAATGTGATGGACAATGATTTGGTCTCCTATTGGAGTAGCAATTTTTCGAGCAAATCCATAACTTTTGAATTGGATGGTTCAAGTGAAATAGACCAAGTTGAAATAGCCTTTTTGTCAGGTGATATAAGGGTTAGCGTGTTTGATATTTCAGTATCGGATGATGGTTCTAACTGGACAACGGCACTAAAGGACGGGTCTAGCAGCGGAGCCTCGCTGGCCTTGGAAAAATTTAATTTTCCCGTCCAAAATACCAAGTATTTACGATATACGGTTCAAGATTCCCAAGACAATAATGATTTAGGAGGAGTTACGGAATTCCGAATAAACAAGTTTGTTTTACCTGAAAGGGATTGTCTGGATTCTTCGCCGAGTACGGGAATCGCTCCCGTTCGGATTTCAGTCAGTTCGGACGACGGCAACGGCCCCTGCAACGTTATGGACGGCAATTTTTATTCCCGATGGAGTTCCAACGGTTTGGGTGAATGGATGACCTTTGATCTTGGGGAGACCAAGAACGTGTCCGATGTGGAGATCGCCTTTTTCTCGGGAAACCGAAGGTCCAGTAGTTTCGACCTTGCCGTATCGGATGATGGTTCTAACTGGACTAACGTTTTGGAAGGCCAAAGGAGCAGTGGCACTTCCATATCTTTGGAGGCTTATAGCTTTCCGTTGCAAAGTGCAAGGTACTTGCGCTATATAGGCCAAGGCAATTCACAGGAGAACAATGACTGGAACAGTATTTCTGAGTTCAGAATCAATGAGGCCAAAATTAATGAATTCAGGCCTTTTGTGACTACTTGGAAAACTGATAATCCAGGAATATCAGGAGATGATCAAATTACTATTCATACTTATGAAAATGCAAGTTTTTTTGATTTTGAATATGATTATACAGTCGACTGGGGTGATGGAACAACTACCTCGGGCTTAACTGAAGATGCTATCCATACCTATGATATTCCTGGTACCTATGAAGTATCAATATTTGGTGATTTTCCTGGTATATATTTTGGTTTTTCTGGAGAGAATGACGAAAAAAAACTTCTTACAGTTGAACAATGGGGTGATAATGTTTGGGCTTCTTTCCATTCGGCATATAACGGTTGTTCTAATCTAGATATTAAGGCAACTGATATTCCTAATCTTACAAACGTAACATCATTTGATACCACTTTTGCGTTCTGTTCCAACCTAAAATGGAATTCAACAATAAATTCTTGGGATACTAGTAATATTACCGATATGGCATATACATTCTACTCAGCTAGCAATTTCAACCAAGATATAAATAACTGGGATGTGGTTAATGTTATTACAATGGCAAATATGTTTAATAGAGCTATAAGTTTTAATCAAGATATCAACAATTGGGATGTAAGTAGTGTTAGCACCATGAGTTCAATGTTTGAAAGTGCAATTGCTTTTAATGGTGATATTAGTAATTGGGATACATCTAATGTTTTGAATATGAGAAATTTATTTCTATCCGTATCCTCTTTTAACCAAGATATTTCGAGCTGGAATACTTCTAAGGTGAAATATATGAGCCACATGTTCAGAGGGGCAACTTCTTTTGATCAAAATGTAGGAGGCTGGAATGTAGAAAATGCCGAAAGTATGTTCTCGATGTTTTCGGGTGTAATCCTTTCCACTGAAAATTATGATAAACTATTATTAGGATGGAGTAATCAAGAGCTAAAAAATGGAGTAACTTTCGATGCTGGTGACAGCCAATATTGCCAAGGCGAAAATTACTTATATAAATTAGAAGATGAATTTGGATGGAATATTTCAGATGGAGGAATAACTGCTGATTGCAAAAACTCTCAACGCCCTTTTATTACCACTTGGAAAACAGATAATGATGGAACTTCAGAAGATAACCAAATAACAATACCAACTTCTTCAGAGGAAACTTACAATTATGACATTGATTGGGGTGATGGTACTATAGACACTGGAGTAACAGGAAAGATAACACATACTTATGCAATAGCTGGAACCTATGAAATTTCTATCTCTGGAGATTTTCCAAGGATACATTTCACTTATTTAGAAGATTTAGAGAAAATACTATTTATAAATCAATGGGGAGATATACAATGGTCTTCCATGGCAGCTGCTTTTGATCGATGTATTAATCTTCAAATATTAGCAGCTGACGCTCCTGATTTATCTAACGTAACTTCTCTTTCAACTATGTTCAGAAGTGTTGATAACATAAATAATAATCTGAATACTTGGGATTTTAGTACAATTACCAATATGCGTTATATGTTTAGTGAGTCATCTAATTTTAATCAAGATATTAGTAGTTGGGATACTAGTAGTGTTACTTCTTTATCGGGTATGTTTTATAAAACGGATTCCTTTAATCAAGACATTAGTAATTGGGACACAAGTAATGTTACCAATATGAGTTATATGTTTTATCAAGCAGAGTCTTTCAATCAAGACATTAGTATTTGGAATACTAGTAAAGTAACAAATATCGATGGTATGTTTTATAAAGCATCAGCTTTTAATCAGGATCTTTCGGATTGGGATTTTTCTTTAATTACTTGGATGTTTCAGACATTTCCTTATTCTGGTATTAGTGTAGAGAATTACGATAGTATGCTCATTTCGTGGTCAGAGAAAGAAGAGTTAACTAATTTTCGCTTAGATGCAACTGGTTTAAATTATTGTGAAGGGGTATTTGCTAGACAAAAATTAATTGATATAAATAATTGGAACATAATTGATAGCGGTTTAAATTGTATTAACACATCACCATTTGTAACTAGTTGGAAAACGGATAACATAGGGTTGTCAAATAACAACCAAATAACGATACCTACTTCTTCTGGAGAAACTTATGATTACGACATTGATTGGGGAGATGGCACTTTAGATATAGGGGTTACAGGAGAAATTACACATACTTATGTAACTACAGGTACGTATCAAGTAAGTATTACAGGTTCTTATCCTCAAATAGCATTTGGTGATTCTGGAGATAAGAATAAGCTTTTATCTGTAGATCAATGGGGAGATATGCCTTGGAGTACTATGTTTTTTGCTTTTGCGAATTGTGAGAATGTTCAAATTTTAGCCACAGATTCTCCTAATTTACTTAATGTAACTTCATTATATGGTATGTTTAGAAATGCTGATAGTGTCAATACAGATATAAGCGAATGGGAGACTAGTTTCGTTACTAATATGGGGCAAATGTTTTTTGACGCGGATAGCTTT includes:
- a CDS encoding 1-acyl-sn-glycerol-3-phosphate acyltransferase; this translates as MQKLARFIYFKLMGWKMVGEFPGHIDKFVIAVVPHTSYMDFFLGLLIRKVWGEEINFVGKKSLFTFPFGFIFRKLGGEPIDRTKNNDMVSATVKVFEKRKKFRLTIAPEGTRKEVVKWKTGFYYIAKGANVPIVLIAFDFGKKQVKISEPLYTTDDKEADFKVYKKFFEGVKGKKSR
- a CDS encoding DUF3822 family protein; amino-acid sequence: MTKKETKNNTGKPVENFKKLSIQVSLNGLSFCVFDTVANTILNSEKVVFAKELTPYEILKRLKLLFSTHNIEEDQFSEIVVVHRNNLFSLVPQALFNEDELANYLKFNTKILANDHLAFDELESYEINNVYVPFVNINNYIYDLFGEFTFKHNGTVMVESLLNNHSASKEAMCYIHTSQRQMDVTVIGSKKLLLFNSFNFVTKEDFLYYLLFTLEQLELDTESVSIKLFGDIEKDDDIYDLCYNYVKDVSMFYPSFTEHPGIDRPEETIDFTVINAF
- a CDS encoding RsmD family RNA methyltransferase encodes the protein MRIISGLHKGKRITAPKKLPVRPTTDMAKEALFNILNNRYYFDDLVVLDLFAGTGNISYEFASRGTKQISAVDADYGCVRFINETSDAMEMGIAAYKSDVFNYLEKSREKATIIFADPPYDLSLESFEKIPKLVFEKELLLENGLLVIEHASQMDLSHLDNFVEKRKYGGSIFSLFANPSED
- a CDS encoding HAD family hydrolase codes for the protein MEVDYSQITVVGFDADDTLWVNETYFRDAEQKFGKLLEGYETMNTIDQELFKMEIDNLELYGYGVKGFMLSMVESALKLSNNRVSQATIEEILNLGKEMLRQPVELLDGVREVLRKLSGNYRLIVLTKGDLLDQERKLERSGLSEFFHHVEVLSDKKEVNYQHLLDHLQIDVNEFLMIGNSLKSDVLPLIEIGAQAVHVPFHTTWEHEQVKVNDGDYNYLKINKLSDILEYLK
- a CDS encoding DUF4126 domain-containing protein gives rise to the protein MTSESIISIFLGIGLAASVGFRVFLPLFALSLASYTGVWELNESWQWIGSFAAVIALGVATLVEIFGYFIPFVDNLLDSFAVPLAAIAGTAVMVSTVADLDPVVTWSLAIIAGGGTATAIKGAGATGRLASTATTGGLANPIVSTVETGTAVVVATASIFAPVLGVILVIIILVFIFRIYRKLRPKREN
- a CDS encoding ATP-dependent DNA helicase, whose product is MITLNDASFYKILKEKFPHEPTLKQAIALQKLATYILSDRKDDVFLLKGFAGTGKTTLVGTVVNSLWKTTMKAVLMAPTGRAAKVMSNYANTQSFTIHRKIYFPKKQGGGGIQFVLAPNKHRNTIFIVDEASMIPDAPTDSKLFGNGSLLDDLIQFVYSGHNCKLVLIGDTAQLPPVHLNISPALDADKLALNYDKEVIRLELDEVVRQAEDSGILVNATLLREQLQSNFTDEFKFHLSNFKDIVRLVDGYEIQEAIDTSYSENGKEETAFIVRSNKRANLYNENIRSRILFLENEIAVGDYMMVVKNNYFWLSPNTEAGFIANGDVIEVLELFAIKELYGFRFAEVKVQMVDYPNQKPFETVLLLDTIKAETPSLPYEEGNRLYQEVMKDFANESSKYKKFLGVKSNKYFNALQVKFSYAITCHKSQGGQWNTVFVEQPYLPNGVDKEYLRWLYTAVTRAKKQLYLIGFKDDFFVGEE
- the kdsB gene encoding 3-deoxy-manno-octulosonate cytidylyltransferase; the encoded protein is MIPARYAASRFPAKLMQDLSGKPVILRTYEAAIGTKLFDEVYVVTDSDVIFDTITNAGGQALMSQKEHDCGSDRIAEAVTNMDVDIIVNVQGDEPFTDRESLASVLEVFKNDTEKEIDLASLMVRITDEEEINNPNTVKVIVDNRNFALYFSRSVIPYPRNKDIESVYYKHKGIYAFRKSALMAFQRLPMLPLEAIEKIEAIRYLEYGKKIKMVETTVSGIEIDTPEDLKRAQQAWK
- a CDS encoding iron-containing alcohol dehydrogenase family protein, which codes for MEVKKEMQVKKAIVGKQTEFRNFPMVPRVVFGKGSFNQLGDILMPKRKHSDAPFIFLVDDVFENTELAKRIPLIFNDQIIFISAEEEPKTVQVDALVDKIKREYQDLPSGIVGIGGGTLLDLAKAVSILLTNNGSSSEYQGWDLVQKPAIFHVGIPTISGTGAEVSRTTVLLGPDKKLGINSDHTTFGQVLLDPDLTQGVSKEQWFYTGMDCYIHCIESLTGTFLNAFSQSYGEKALELCKEVYLGDLPAEESRDKLMMASWHGGMSIAYSQVGVAHAMSYGLGYLLGVKHGIGNCLVFQHLEEFYPEGVDLFNKMKEKHNIKLPTGICANLSEAEFETMISVAMNMVPLWENALGKNWRDIITPEKLESIYRKI